In Juglans microcarpa x Juglans regia isolate MS1-56 chromosome 1S, Jm3101_v1.0, whole genome shotgun sequence, the genomic stretch CTACAGCAATCTAAAGATGAAGTTTGAGCttccgtttggatgttgaattgagttgagttgagttaataaaatactattataatattattttttaatattattattattttgagatttgaaaaagttgaattgtttattatattttatgttgaaatttgaaaaatttgtaatgatgagttgagatgagttgagttttgttttgtttccaaACATACTTGAGTGAGTGAACCAATGCCCAAGGCCCCAAGGTCTATGAGTTAACCCCTACCAGTCGGCAGTCAGTTTCGACCGATATAATACGTAGCGAACCCGTTGTTTCACTTGACCCGATGAACCCGGCTTTTCTCGGGTGGGCCAAAAACGGGTCTTGCGGACGGATCAGTTTAGGGCCTTTTATGCACAGGCCTACTGCAGAGTACAAAATAACCAGTAATATCACTCCCCTCCTGTACGtatgcatattgcatgcatgcatgcatggtcatGATCTATATATGCAATATATGAGCTAGCTAGGTGAATCAGAATAATTAACCAGCAGGCCGTTACAATTGTTAAGATGGTTTCTTAATTTGATCTAGCCAAGACTTGAAACTAGtaaattataaacatatatgATTAAGCTTAAAACTAAAGTGATcaatatatgttaattagtatGCAATATAGCCACTTTTCCAATGCAGTGAACTCATCcaaataagtaagaaattatATGCATGATCAAGCATGTGCGCTTACCCCATTGTAATGACTCTTTTCGAGCATTCACCACCTGAAGATCAACATTAATgtaacaaatcaattaaaatcaaAGCATGCATTGATCACAAGATCACACTAAATCCTAGCTAGGGTGGGCAATAAATTTCCATTGAATCAATTGCACAATAGCAATCGGGTGAGTTCCTCTATGGGCAGAGTTgtggagtgtgcaagcgtcatgcagtcactttgaaaaagagtggaatcccactattaaaaaaaattaattttctttttatatggatttcatatatatttattcatttttttcaaagtgattgtacacttacacactcacgactacaactatcatttctcaaaagatAGAGAGCTGTTATAAGTTAGTCCCAAGATGATCAGCTCATGCTATCACTCTGGTCATCCCATTATCCATCAACCTCGAATATAATGCATGTATTATTCCAAAATAATGATTGATAGACAATGTCACTGCAAAAGTCATGAGAAAGCAAAAATATGGTTTCTGTCTCATGTACTCGATCCACAATAATTTAATTGCTTTGCTGCGTTACATATGGGAGCAAATGTGTCCAAGCAACATTAATAAGATGAAAGTTCAAAACCCACCATGGCTTCGAGAGATTTTCTGTTGGTTTctcctgcatgcatgcaagccACACAAAAAATGGAGCGTAAGACAcggtcaataatattataagacgTACATTTCCCTCACCACGAAGACATACATGAGTTCATCGTGATCATCAAGCTGGGAAAATGACTTGGTCATGATCATAATCAACCTAAAACTATTTTGTCATGGACCCTATAATAATCCTCCAAAGGAACACCATATGATGAAGATATATTATTAACTGAATAGATTTCTACGTACAATTAATGTGCATGGTGTTGTACGTACTGATCTCATGAGTACCTTTGAGGTCCCGGAATCGATGCTTCTTGGCACATGAGATCTCCGGCGGGATACCACCACCCGAATCAAGTACTCCTGCccctattttttaataatattccacAAATTCaatctaaaatcaatttttagtAATATTAACCTAGCGAACTTAAATATTGCCCATTATATATCTCATGATCATAccgaaaggaagagaaaaagattAAGAGCAGCTAGCATGCAGTACCTTCAATGGCTGTAAAATAAGCCTGGCGCGATACAGCCTGAATAGCTCCTATCTACATATATACAAACGTACCAAGCAACAGCAGAGCCTTTTTATAAGTTagtaatttataataatgtacATTAATCATGATAtatgcacagagagagagagagagagagagagagaagaatatgGACCCCGGAGGCTTTGAAGAAACTGTCGGCGATGCGGTTAAGGAGAGGGTGACCGAGGTCGAAGAAGCCACCGTTGTCGAGCAAATTCAAGGACCTTGTACTACTACTTGTCTCCATCTTACGGCTATTGCTCATCTTTTCCcaattatgtgtgtgtgtatatatatatatatatagaaagatttCTTCAAGTAATGGTTAAATTAAACCACCAAAGgtccaaaaccaacaaaaagtAGCATCGAAGATTCGAAGTGCGATCGATTAGATTACACTCACAGCCACCACCCACCAAACAGTACCAGTACTCCCTATATTTGCAGCAGCAGTAGTAGTCGAAGAAACAGGATCATGACTATACATatattcatctatatatatttaattatataatatatcataggagggggtagctagctagcttcacTTTAGAGTGGAAACGTGTCTGCTTTCCA encodes the following:
- the LOC121245978 gene encoding outer envelope pore protein 16-2, chloroplastic-like isoform X3; the protein is MSNSRKMETSSSTRSLNLLDNGGFFDLGHPLLNRIADSFFKASGIGAIQAVSRQAYFTAIEGAGVLDSGGGIPPEISCAKKHRFRDLKGTHERETNRKSLEAMVVNARKESLQWGKIVQ
- the LOC121245978 gene encoding outer envelope pore protein 16-2, chloroplastic-like isoform X1, with amino-acid sequence MSNSRKMETSSSTRSLNLLDNGGFFDLGHPLLNRIADSFFKASGIGAIQAVSRQAYFTAIEGAGVLDSGGGIPPEISCAKKHRFRDLKGTHERETNRKSLEAMVVNARKESLQWGSVFRSHLRAKGGLRSSCMIGKIVQ
- the LOC121245978 gene encoding outer envelope pore protein 16-2, chloroplastic-like isoform X2, with product MSNSRKMETSSSTRSLNLLDNGGFFDLGHPLLNRIADSFFKASGIGAIQAVSRQAYFTAIEGAGVLDSGGGIPPEISCAKKHRFRDLKGTHERETNRKSLEAMVVNARKESLQWGSVFRSHLRAKGGLRSSCMIG
- the LOC121245978 gene encoding outer envelope pore protein 16-2, chloroplastic-like isoform X4, with the translated sequence MSNSRKMETSSSTRSLNLLDNGGFFDLGHPLLNRIADSFFKASGIGAIQAVSRQAYFTAIEGETNRKSLEAMVVNARKESLQWGSVFRSHLRAKGGLRSSCMIGKIVQ